One window from the genome of Cryptococcus tetragattii IND107 chromosome 2, whole genome shotgun sequence encodes:
- a CDS encoding GTP cyclohydrolase II: protein MAHSPPTQADLDILSLLTSDQSALGTRSFQSARLKPAPQPVSGKKKSTPRRDSPLDALMISAVLAGSGPITRHHFGHGLAKPGSYSTCDESRPSSPAAPRVIMKSTQAPRSERLRMEHEARAAFEKGAVDRKILEDQSDMTKIESQQAQATYDRAGKALSPPTSLVKDPSKRRMSIDPVPLTQTLRRASASSFNFFHPHVNAAPQAIPGRIQVRCMARTRIPSPHGELFLHLYHNSHDAKEHLAILLDPIQLDADVRAAAPNSRKEIRSKSLDAVWRDGETEMERIVRGAYTGRLKAGATVSDNGEPVPSGIVGVEDIKPLVRIHSECFTGETIGSMRCDCGEQLDEAIHQIAESQRIPVPLVTPNSYPANSPSTSATFHPESTAYTHVPGRGVVIYLRQEGRGIGLLEKIRAYNLQDLGHDTVTANLMLGHGADERKYDIAAEILRDLGLAEEGIRLLTNNPEKVRGLASEGIKVVERVGMTPRSWQCGDDHSLENKDGTEEEKEYEDWRMRRAGVGLIGAGMASGPELEKYLRTKVERMGHIIDIPKNI from the exons ATGGCCCACTCACCACCCACTCAGGCAGATTTGGACATCTTGTCTCTCCTTACTTCTGACCAGTCTGCCCTCGGCACTCGATCATTTCAGTCCGCTCGCCTAAAACCCGCTCCACAGCCTGTCtcaggaaagaaaaagtcaaCCCCTCGCAGAGATAGTCCCTTGGATGCTCTTATGATTAGTGCTGTGTTGGCGGGCAGTGGCCCCATTACTAGACATCATTTTGGCCATGGCCTCG CCAAACCGGGCTCATACTCTACTTGTGACGAATCACGcccctcctctcctgcGGCCCCTCGAGTTATTATGAAGTCAACCCAGGCGCCCCGGTCTGAAAGGCTTCGTATGGAGCACGAGGCAAGGGCTGCCTTCGAGAAAGGCGCGGTCGATCGAAAGATATTAGAGGACCAATCAGATATGACCAAAATTGAGTCACAGCAGGCCCAGGCTACTTATGATCGGGCGGGCAAGGCTTTATCGCCCCCTACTTCGTTGGTCAAGGACCCTTCAAAGCGGAGGATGTCTATAGACCCAGTGCCACTTACTCAAACTCTTCGGCGTgcttcagcatcttcattcAACTTTTTTCATCCACATGTGAATGCCGCTCCACAGGCTATCCCTGGACGAATACAGGTACGGTGCATGGCACGCACTCGTATTCCTTCGCCTCATGGAGAACTCTTTCTGCATCTTTATCACAATTCGCACGATGCCAAAGAACACCTTGCGATTTTGTTGGACCCGATACAATTGGATGCTGATGTGCGAGCCGCCGCCCCAAATTCCAGGAAAGAGATCAGAAGTAAGAGTCTTGACGCGGTCTGGCGGGATGGGGAAACggaaatggagaggatAGTGAGAGGAGCTTACACGGGACGACTGAAAGCCGGTGCGACTGTGTCTGATAACGGAGAACCTGTGCCTTCGGGAATTGTAGGTGTGGAAGATATCAAGCCACTTGTGCGCATTCATTCGGAATGTTTCACTGGTGAAACGATAGGTTCCATGCGTTGTGACTGTGGCGAGCAACTGGATGAAGCGATCCATCAAATTGCCGAATCTCAACGTATCCCCGTACCCTTGGTCACTCCCAATTCTTACCCTGCAAATTCGCCCTCTACGTCAGCAACGTTTCATCCAGAATCGACAGCTTATACTCACGTTCCCGGCCGAGGTGTTGTTATTTACTTGCGCCAGGAAGGCCGTGGCATTGGGCTGTTGGAGAAAATCAGGGCGTACAACCTTCAAGACTTGGGGCATGACACTGTCACTGCCAATCTCATGTTGGGTCATGGCGCAGATGAGCGCAAATACGATATTGCTGCAGAAATCCTTCGTGATCTTGGACTCGCTGAGGAAGGTATTCGTCTTCTTACAAATAACCCTGAAAAGGTTCGTGGTCTTGCAAGTGAGGGGATAAAAGTCGTAGAAAGGGTCGGCATGACGCCCAGGAGCTGGCAGTGCGGAGACGACCATTCGCTTGAAAATAAAGACGGAaccgaggaagagaaagagtaTGAGGattggaggatgagaagagctGGTGTAGGGTTGATTGGAGCGGGTATGGCTAGTGGACCAGAGCTGGAGAAGTATCTGAGGACTAAAGTGGAGAGAATGGGGCACA TAATCGATATACCCAAAAACATCTAA